One window of Bacillus sp. THAF10 genomic DNA carries:
- a CDS encoding glycerate kinase codes for MNILIAPDSFKGSLSALRVSNAMERGIAKVDKSAHVIKIPLGDGGEGTIENFLHSMKGSKCFVRVTDPLKRPIDAYYGISGDRKTAIIEVAAASGLTTLKKEELRPDLATSYGTGELIVDALNKGIRSFILCLGGSATNDGGTGILKALGFRFFKENDEELMDGGLSLKELSYISKEAVDNRIYESTFIAACDVDNPLTGRKGASSVFGPQKGASPSMVKELNQALERYQDVILEQLGVDVSVLQGGGAAGGIAAGLYAFLDAALLPGIELVMNGSGVTTILNEKKVDFILTGEGKLDSQTASGKVISGLCRLAKKNGIPIVALAGEVSLEEEIQEKMGLTSAFSIGNKPMTALDSMRDAESLIENKTMQIVRFYKKIKS; via the coding sequence ATGAACATTTTAATTGCACCGGATTCGTTTAAAGGATCTTTATCCGCGTTACGAGTGTCGAATGCGATGGAAAGAGGAATTGCAAAAGTTGACAAAAGCGCACATGTGATAAAGATTCCTTTAGGGGATGGAGGAGAAGGAACAATAGAAAACTTTCTTCATTCAATGAAAGGAAGCAAATGTTTTGTAAGAGTTACCGATCCTCTTAAACGGCCAATAGATGCATACTACGGAATCTCTGGTGATAGAAAGACTGCAATCATTGAGGTGGCAGCCGCATCTGGACTCACCACTTTGAAAAAGGAAGAGCTGAGACCGGATTTGGCAACAAGCTATGGTACGGGAGAGCTAATTGTGGATGCTCTAAACAAAGGCATCCGATCCTTTATTCTTTGTCTAGGGGGAAGCGCGACAAATGATGGCGGTACTGGCATTTTAAAAGCTTTAGGCTTCCGTTTTTTTAAAGAAAACGACGAAGAATTAATGGACGGAGGCTTGTCGTTAAAAGAGCTATCTTACATAAGTAAAGAAGCTGTCGATAATAGGATCTATGAATCTACCTTTATTGCCGCTTGCGATGTAGATAACCCATTAACGGGAAGAAAAGGAGCTTCTTCCGTTTTTGGCCCCCAAAAAGGAGCGTCCCCTTCCATGGTAAAAGAACTAAACCAAGCTTTAGAGCGATACCAAGATGTTATTTTAGAGCAGCTTGGAGTAGATGTTTCTGTATTGCAAGGAGGCGGAGCAGCTGGTGGAATCGCTGCTGGATTGTATGCATTTCTTGATGCCGCTCTTCTACCGGGCATAGAGTTAGTCATGAATGGTTCCGGTGTTACTACTATTTTAAATGAGAAAAAAGTAGATTTTATCCTAACGGGAGAAGGCAAATTAGACAGCCAAACAGCTTCAGGAAAAGTCATTTCTGGGCTATGCAGATTAGCTAAAAAAAATGGAATTCCGATCGTTGCCCTCGCTGGAGAGGTAAGTCTTGAAGAGGAAATCCAAGAAAAAATGGGTCTTACTTCCGCATTTAGTATTGGAAACAAGCCAATGACGGCTCTTGATTCCATGAGAGATGCGGAGAGTTTAATAGAGAATAAGACAATGCAAATTGTTCGATTCTATAAAAAAATTAAATCGTAG
- a CDS encoding sugar diacid recognition domain-containing protein has protein sequence MLTKEIADEIVAKTMSQLNHNINIMDQTGLILSSGDQQRVHTYHEAALEVVRTGKPIVIHDRDVSDWQGVKEGVNLPIHFQQKIVGVIGISGAPKTIRDIASLVVSMTELMIQQIIVMKEVDWKYRMREFLLDEMLHRSPNIERITQKLLLLDYELEFPCHVIIFKVKNTSVIDIHNIYQRIGERIDERKTIYGFVDTETLVFIVSDSQKSNLVSIMKHLDEVLTLYFSSVKGATGYEVQSINDIHEGYSEITAAIQYSNKRISTVKDSEVAVLLNEIDIKKKVKVKKRIQLDLSEELKETLHVFLQQDLNVKQAAEALYIHRNTLLYRLNKIEQITGYNPRSFYDATTLYVSELL, from the coding sequence ATGCTTACGAAAGAGATTGCGGATGAGATTGTAGCGAAGACGATGAGTCAGTTGAATCATAATATCAATATAATGGATCAGACTGGATTGATTCTTAGTTCGGGTGATCAACAGAGGGTTCATACTTATCATGAAGCAGCTTTGGAAGTGGTTCGAACGGGGAAACCGATTGTGATTCATGATCGTGATGTTTCTGATTGGCAAGGTGTAAAGGAAGGGGTGAATCTGCCCATCCATTTTCAACAGAAGATTGTAGGTGTGATTGGTATATCAGGTGCTCCGAAAACGATTCGAGATATCGCTTCGTTAGTCGTGAGTATGACAGAACTAATGATTCAGCAGATTATTGTGATGAAAGAAGTAGATTGGAAATATCGAATGAGAGAGTTTTTATTAGACGAAATGCTGCATCGTTCACCAAACATTGAACGAATTACACAAAAATTGTTATTGCTAGATTACGAGCTGGAGTTTCCGTGTCATGTCATTATTTTTAAAGTGAAGAATACTAGTGTGATTGACATTCACAATATTTATCAACGAATAGGTGAGCGCATAGATGAAAGGAAAACGATCTATGGATTTGTAGATACAGAAACATTAGTTTTTATTGTAAGTGATTCTCAAAAAAGCAATTTAGTATCCATTATGAAACATTTAGATGAGGTTTTAACTTTGTATTTTTCATCTGTAAAAGGTGCTACTGGGTATGAGGTACAAAGTATTAATGATATTCATGAGGGATATTCTGAAATTACAGCTGCTATACAGTATTCAAATAAGCGCATTTCGACAGTGAAAGATTCAGAGGTTGCAGTACTATTAAATGAGATTGACATAAAAAAGAAAGTAAAAGTGAAAAAAAGAATTCAGTTGGATCTTAGTGAAGAATTGAAAGAAACGCTACATGTATTCCTCCAACAGGATTTGAATGTGAAGCAAGCAGCAGAAGCGCTATATATACACCGAAATACGCTTTTGTATAGATTAAACAAAATTGAACAAATAACCGGCTATAATCCTCGTAGCTTTTATGATGCAACAACATTGTATGTTTCAGAGTTGTTATGA
- a CDS encoding SLAP domain-containing protein, whose product MKKILFPCAVLLIGSMLAACSDKEKVATEERDNTEVASAEVETEKPPEITEADALAAVEEVIQQHFKLLEEGDSTGYWQLFDAPPNEEQANVVQKMMEFKTTTSLTRQIKVLYQKENEVLATFRLKQNAEKYDVIYNYNRAGEAFVVLKKVDEVWKIDKLDYIMLSHFNPREKPEKILDVNNVFLWSKELAKLKRENSLLPSEWSDSVLAEIKSMEDSKPDQPLMYTDAMRDNFSEEELNLMQKVLNQYGDVPKDYITINNFSLYKESLLSDNVILHAFIRNGLDIPISNIHGTLSLYSPVLDENDELVDYELARQNVDFTDVGIIQPGSSGFATINFSPDTFFVTNMVEFLAHGDLEIWSDLIYSEE is encoded by the coding sequence GTGAAGAAAATACTATTTCCTTGTGCGGTGCTTTTGATTGGGAGTATGTTAGCTGCTTGTAGTGACAAAGAAAAAGTAGCGACGGAAGAGAGAGATAATACAGAGGTTGCGAGTGCAGAAGTAGAGACAGAGAAACCACCTGAAATAACGGAGGCTGATGCTTTGGCTGCGGTGGAGGAGGTTATTCAACAGCATTTCAAGCTGTTGGAAGAAGGAGACTCTACTGGATATTGGCAGTTGTTTGACGCGCCGCCAAATGAGGAGCAGGCGAATGTCGTTCAAAAGATGATGGAGTTCAAAACTACTACGTCTTTAACAAGGCAAATCAAAGTCCTCTATCAAAAAGAAAATGAAGTGTTGGCGACCTTTCGTTTGAAGCAAAATGCTGAGAAATATGATGTTATTTATAATTACAACCGTGCTGGGGAAGCGTTTGTTGTATTAAAGAAAGTGGACGAGGTCTGGAAAATAGACAAGTTAGACTATATCATGCTTTCCCATTTTAACCCTCGTGAGAAGCCAGAAAAAATTCTAGATGTGAATAACGTGTTCTTATGGTCCAAAGAGCTTGCAAAGTTGAAAAGGGAGAACTCTTTACTCCCGTCCGAATGGTCCGATTCCGTGCTTGCGGAAATCAAATCAATGGAGGATTCGAAACCTGATCAGCCACTCATGTACACGGATGCAATGCGGGACAACTTTTCTGAAGAGGAATTGAATCTCATGCAAAAAGTGTTGAATCAGTATGGTGATGTTCCAAAGGATTATATAACGATTAACAATTTTTCATTGTATAAAGAGAGTCTGTTGAGCGACAATGTCATTCTTCATGCTTTCATTCGCAACGGATTAGATATACCGATAAGCAATATTCATGGCACCTTGTCACTTTATTCTCCGGTGCTGGATGAAAACGATGAGCTGGTTGACTATGAATTAGCAAGACAAAACGTGGATTTTACTGATGTAGGAATTATTCAACCTGGTTCCTCTGGCTTTGCTACCATCAATTTCAGTCCAGACACATTCTTCGTCACTAATATGGTAGAGTTTCTGGCACATGGAGATTTGGAGATCTGGTCGGACTTGATTTATTCGGAAGAGTGA
- a CDS encoding Imm26 family immunity protein, with translation MKRKRIKLGDVFAVPLPNGEYCFGRRFKDAGIAIYKYIGKSLADTPPQDDYQFIVGVYEDVLRSGEWPYIEILPFHNEEEAWPPPSCIIDSITGDYSIYYMGEIRDAGKEECVGLEIAAVWEGSQIIDRIMGDDKWHRDPLK, from the coding sequence ATGAAACGTAAACGAATTAAATTAGGAGATGTATTTGCTGTTCCCCTACCTAATGGTGAATACTGCTTCGGTAGGAGATTTAAAGATGCAGGAATCGCCATTTACAAGTATATTGGAAAATCTTTAGCAGATACTCCCCCTCAAGACGATTATCAATTTATTGTCGGGGTATACGAAGATGTACTTAGATCAGGGGAATGGCCATACATTGAGATTCTTCCATTTCATAATGAAGAGGAAGCCTGGCCTCCTCCCTCTTGCATCATCGATTCCATAACTGGTGATTATTCTATCTACTATATGGGTGAAATAAGAGATGCCGGTAAAGAAGAATGTGTTGGTCTTGAAATAGCAGCGGTATGGGAAGGTAGTCAAATTATTGACAGGATTATGGGAGATGATAAGTGGCATAGGGATCCCTTAAAGTAG
- a CDS encoding 4-oxalocrotonate tautomerase family protein, translated as MEQTYEGKGGCKMPVVHLHITKGATRAQKEQIVREFTDTLQRTLGKKPEHTHMVIHETDEESWGFSGMLTDEFRKKDK; from the coding sequence ATGGAGCAGACTTATGAAGGAAAAGGAGGATGTAAAATGCCAGTCGTTCACTTACACATAACAAAAGGTGCGACACGAGCACAAAAAGAACAAATCGTTAGAGAATTTACCGACACTTTACAAAGGACCCTTGGAAAAAAGCCTGAGCATACTCATATGGTGATTCATGAAACAGATGAGGAAAGCTGGGGATTTAGTGGAATGCTAACGGATGAATTTAGAAAGAAAGATAAATAA